Proteins from a genomic interval of Streptomyces fodineus:
- the groL gene encoding chaperonin GroEL (60 kDa chaperone family; promotes refolding of misfolded polypeptides especially under stressful conditions; forms two stacked rings of heptamers to form a barrel-shaped 14mer; ends can be capped by GroES; misfolded proteins enter the barrel where they are refolded when GroES binds) yields MAKILKFDEDARRALERGVNKLADTVKVTIGPKGRNVVIDKKFGAPTITNDGVTIAREVEIEDPYENLGAQLVKEVATKTNDIAGDGTTTATVLAQALVREGLKNVAAGASPAALKKGIDAAVAAVSAELLASARPIDEKSDIAAVAALSAQDQQVGELIAEAMDKVGKDGVITVEESNTFGLELDFTEGMAFDKGYLSPYFVTDQERMEAVLDDPYILINQGKVSSIQDLLPLLEKVIQAGASKPLLIIAEDVEGEALSTLVVNKIRGTFNAVAVKAPGFGDRRKAMLQDMAILTGATVISEEVGLKLDQVGLDVLGSARRVTVTKDDTTIVDGAGKTEDVHGRVAQIKAEIENTDSDWDREKLQERLAKLAGGVCVIKVGAATEVELKEKKHRLEDAISATRAAVEEGIVSGGGSALVHASKVLEGNLDKAGDEATGVAVVRNAVVEPLRWIGENAGQEGYVIVSKVKDLEKGQGYNAATGEYGDLVKAGVIDPVKVTRSALENAASIASLLLTTETLVVEKKEEEEPAAAGHGHGHAH; encoded by the coding sequence ATGGCGAAGATCCTGAAGTTCGACGAGGACGCCCGTCGCGCCCTCGAGCGCGGCGTCAACAAGCTGGCCGACACGGTGAAGGTGACGATCGGCCCCAAGGGCCGCAACGTCGTCATCGACAAGAAGTTCGGCGCCCCCACCATCACCAACGACGGTGTCACGATCGCCCGCGAGGTCGAGATCGAGGACCCGTACGAGAACCTCGGCGCCCAGCTGGTGAAGGAGGTGGCGACCAAGACCAACGACATCGCGGGTGACGGCACCACCACCGCCACCGTGCTCGCCCAGGCGCTGGTGCGCGAGGGCCTGAAGAACGTCGCCGCCGGCGCCTCCCCGGCCGCCCTGAAGAAGGGCATCGACGCCGCCGTCGCCGCCGTCTCCGCGGAGCTGCTCGCATCGGCCCGCCCGATCGACGAGAAGTCCGACATCGCCGCCGTCGCCGCGCTGTCCGCCCAGGACCAGCAGGTCGGCGAGCTCATCGCCGAGGCGATGGACAAGGTCGGCAAGGACGGTGTCATCACCGTCGAGGAGTCCAACACCTTCGGTCTGGAGCTGGACTTCACCGAGGGCATGGCCTTCGACAAGGGCTACCTGTCGCCGTACTTCGTGACGGACCAGGAGCGCATGGAGGCCGTCCTCGACGACCCGTACATCCTCATCAACCAGGGCAAGGTCAGCTCCATCCAGGACCTGCTGCCGCTGCTGGAGAAGGTCATCCAGGCCGGCGCCTCCAAGCCGCTGCTGATCATCGCCGAGGACGTCGAGGGCGAGGCCCTGTCGACCCTGGTCGTCAACAAGATCCGCGGCACCTTCAACGCCGTCGCGGTGAAGGCCCCCGGCTTCGGCGACCGCCGCAAGGCGATGCTGCAGGACATGGCGATCCTGACCGGCGCCACCGTCATCTCCGAGGAGGTCGGCCTCAAGCTCGACCAGGTCGGCCTGGACGTGCTGGGCTCCGCCCGCCGCGTGACGGTCACCAAGGACGACACGACGATCGTCGACGGCGCCGGCAAGACCGAGGACGTCCACGGCCGCGTCGCGCAGATCAAGGCCGAGATCGAGAACACCGACTCCGACTGGGACCGCGAGAAGCTCCAGGAGCGCCTCGCGAAGCTGGCCGGCGGCGTGTGCGTGATCAAGGTCGGCGCCGCCACCGAGGTGGAGCTGAAGGAGAAGAAGCACCGTCTGGAGGACGCCATCTCCGCGACCCGCGCCGCGGTCGAGGAGGGCATCGTCTCCGGTGGTGGCTCCGCCCTGGTCCACGCCTCCAAGGTCCTCGAGGGCAACCTCGACAAGGCCGGCGACGAGGCCACCGGTGTCGCGGTCGTCCGCAACGCCGTCGTCGAGCCGCTGCGCTGGATCGGCGAGAACGCCGGCCAGGAGGGCTACGTCATCGTCTCCAAGGTCAAGGACCTGGAGAAGGGGCAGGGCTACAACGCCGCCACCGGCGAGTACGGCGACCTGGTCAAGGCCGGCGTCATCGACCCGGTGAAGGTCACCCGCTCCGCCCTGGAGAACGCCGCCTCCATCGCCTCCCTGCTGCTCACGACCGAGACCCTGGTCGTCGAGAAGAAGGAAGAGGAAGAGCCGGCCGCCGCGGGCCACGGCCACGGCCACGCCCACTGA
- the groES gene encoding co-chaperone GroES: protein MTTASSKVAIKPLEDRIVVQPLDAEQTTASGLVIPDTAKEKPQEGAVLAVGPGRFENGERLPLDVKVGDVVLYSKYGGTEVKYNGEEYLVLSARDVLAIIEK, encoded by the coding sequence GTGACGACCGCCAGCTCCAAGGTTGCCATCAAGCCGCTCGAGGACCGCATCGTGGTCCAGCCGCTGGACGCCGAGCAGACCACGGCCTCTGGCCTGGTCATCCCGGACACCGCGAAGGAGAAGCCCCAGGAGGGCGCCGTCCTCGCCGTGGGCCCGGGCCGGTTCGAGAACGGCGAGCGCCTGCCGCTCGACGTCAAGGTCGGCGACGTCGTTCTGTACAGCAAGTACGGCGGCACCGAGGTGAAGTACAACGGCGAGGAGTACCTCGTCCTCTCGGCTCGCGACGTGCTCGCGATCATCGAGAAGTAA
- a CDS encoding polysaccharide deacetylase family protein: MRPGAGHRRAGSGRRRPARYAGAFLASALLLAGCAQSVDPIERLGKKAAERVRPHRAAPDQSYRRWGLTEPLASPPLHPARTLALSPPTGGRTLPRAVDHVPTPDRVVFLTYDDGAEKDPRFVDMVRELRLPVSMFLTDSVVGPGYGHFARLHRLGAGIQNHTLDHRALAGLPYAGQRAEICGQQERLSSRLGLRPRLFRPPYGSYDTTTLRAATDCGISTVVLWRAAMTPTDLVYTHGEHHLRPGDIILVGPDETTGPSLRERTARVLRRVQQRGLTVGRLEDYL, translated from the coding sequence GTGAGGCCGGGGGCGGGGCACCGGAGAGCGGGCTCCGGGCGGCGCCGCCCGGCCCGGTACGCCGGCGCGTTCCTCGCCTCGGCCCTCCTGCTCGCCGGCTGCGCCCAGTCCGTCGACCCCATCGAGCGCCTCGGCAAGAAGGCCGCCGAGCGCGTGCGCCCGCACCGCGCCGCCCCCGACCAGAGTTACCGCCGCTGGGGCCTGACCGAGCCCCTCGCCAGCCCCCCGCTGCACCCCGCCCGCACCCTCGCCCTCTCCCCGCCGACCGGGGGCCGCACCCTGCCCCGCGCCGTGGACCACGTCCCCACCCCCGACCGGGTCGTCTTCCTCACCTACGACGACGGAGCCGAGAAGGACCCCCGCTTCGTCGACATGGTCCGCGAACTCCGGCTGCCGGTCAGCATGTTCCTCACCGACAGCGTCGTCGGCCCCGGCTACGGCCACTTCGCCCGCCTGCACCGGCTGGGCGCCGGCATCCAGAACCACACCCTCGACCACCGCGCGCTCGCCGGGCTGCCGTACGCCGGGCAGCGCGCCGAGATCTGCGGCCAGCAGGAACGGCTCAGCTCCCGCCTCGGCCTGCGCCCCCGCCTCTTCCGCCCGCCCTACGGCTCGTACGACACCACCACCCTGCGCGCGGCGACCGACTGCGGCATCTCCACGGTCGTCCTCTGGCGCGCCGCGATGACCCCGACCGACCTCGTCTACACCCACGGCGAACACCACCTCCGCCCCGGCGACATCATCCTGGTCGGGCCGGACGAGACAACGGGCCCAAGCCTCAGGGAACGCACGGCCAGGGTGCTGCGGAGGGTGCAGCAGCGGGGGCTGACGGTGGGGCGCCTCGAGGACTACCTGTAG
- a CDS encoding polysaccharide deacetylase family protein codes for MRAPSPQGRQAAEHARLVAAAERWGLKRVPLTPPPPPAEKPEITARAGFEVSHQEDWDLPPVFTTIPTKRKIVFLTIDDGSEKDPRFLKMMQDLKIPYTAFLSDYLVKDDYGYFRRMQSYGHTLDNHTLHHPYLPGLSYEDQKHEICGMQDIMKKQFGKRPTVFRPPYGNYNQDTLRAAKACGIKYAPIWNEEVYVDHWEYREDDQKMRRGDIVLTHFRGRSDWDGTMIDDMRRFLNKITREGYAVARLEDYL; via the coding sequence GTGCGGGCCCCGAGCCCTCAGGGCCGCCAGGCCGCCGAACACGCCCGTCTGGTCGCCGCCGCCGAACGCTGGGGACTGAAGCGGGTCCCGCTGACCCCGCCCCCGCCCCCCGCCGAGAAGCCGGAGATCACCGCCCGGGCCGGCTTCGAGGTGAGCCATCAGGAGGACTGGGACCTGCCGCCGGTCTTCACCACGATCCCCACCAAACGGAAGATCGTCTTCCTTACGATCGACGACGGCTCGGAGAAGGACCCCAGGTTCCTCAAGATGATGCAGGACCTGAAGATCCCGTACACCGCCTTCCTCAGCGACTACCTGGTCAAGGACGACTACGGCTACTTCCGCCGGATGCAGTCCTACGGCCACACCCTCGACAACCACACCCTGCACCACCCCTACCTGCCGGGTCTGTCCTACGAGGACCAGAAGCACGAGATCTGCGGCATGCAGGACATCATGAAGAAGCAGTTCGGCAAGCGCCCGACGGTCTTCCGCCCGCCCTACGGCAACTACAACCAGGACACCCTGCGCGCCGCCAAGGCCTGCGGCATCAAGTACGCGCCGATCTGGAACGAGGAGGTCTACGTCGACCACTGGGAGTACCGCGAGGACGACCAGAAGATGCGCCGCGGCGACATCGTCCTCACCCACTTCCGGGGCCGCTCCGACTGGGACGGCACGATGATCGACGACATGCGCCGCTTCCTGAACAAGATCACGCGCGAGGGCTACGCCGTGGCCCGCCTGGAGGACTACCTGTGA
- a CDS encoding class I SAM-dependent methyltransferase — MNDLALLLTPEGRALLDEVRDTAPADELAVATRLRRDHPAELVSAALGQARLRQRAAAKFGAADAGRMFFTPNGVEQSTRTSVAAYRAERLKALGVTRVADLCCGIGGDAIAFARAGIRVLAVDWDPVTAATARANAEALGLGELIEVRQADVTEVDTGGYDAVFVDPARRGGRGRIFDPEAYSPPLSWAIEAARTAPRAALKVAPGIPHEAVPADAEAEWISDGGDVKEAVVWFGTEPGAVRATLLPGPRTLLGKGLPDPGVRPVGRYLYEPDGAVIRAHLVAEVAEQLDGGLVDATIAYVTADERHLTPYATAYEITDQLPFNVKKLKALLREREVGTLTVKKRGSAVEPEELRKKVKPQGPNAATVFLTRVAGAPTMLVGRPA, encoded by the coding sequence GTGAACGACCTCGCTCTGCTCCTCACCCCCGAAGGCCGTGCCCTCCTCGACGAGGTCCGCGACACCGCCCCGGCGGACGAACTGGCCGTCGCCACCCGGCTGCGCCGCGACCACCCCGCCGAGCTGGTCTCGGCCGCGCTCGGCCAGGCCCGGCTGCGGCAGCGGGCGGCGGCGAAGTTCGGGGCGGCGGACGCGGGGCGGATGTTCTTCACCCCGAACGGGGTCGAGCAGTCGACGCGGACGAGCGTGGCGGCGTACCGCGCGGAGCGGCTCAAGGCGCTCGGTGTGACCCGTGTGGCCGACCTGTGCTGCGGGATCGGCGGGGACGCGATCGCGTTCGCCCGGGCCGGGATCCGGGTCCTCGCCGTGGACTGGGACCCGGTCACGGCCGCCACGGCCCGGGCGAACGCCGAGGCACTGGGACTGGGCGAGCTGATCGAGGTCCGCCAGGCGGACGTCACGGAGGTGGACACGGGCGGGTACGACGCCGTGTTCGTCGACCCGGCCCGGCGGGGCGGGCGCGGCCGGATCTTCGACCCCGAGGCCTACTCCCCTCCCCTGTCCTGGGCGATCGAGGCCGCCCGCACGGCTCCCCGCGCGGCGCTGAAGGTCGCGCCCGGCATCCCGCACGAGGCCGTGCCCGCCGACGCCGAGGCCGAGTGGATCTCGGACGGCGGGGACGTGAAGGAGGCGGTGGTGTGGTTCGGCACCGAGCCGGGCGCGGTCCGGGCCACCCTGCTGCCGGGTCCGCGCACACTCCTCGGCAAGGGGCTGCCCGATCCCGGAGTGCGGCCGGTGGGGCGGTACCTGTACGAGCCGGACGGTGCCGTCATCCGCGCCCATCTGGTCGCCGAGGTGGCCGAACAGCTGGACGGCGGGCTGGTCGACGCCACCATCGCCTACGTCACCGCGGACGAACGGCACCTGACCCCGTATGCCACCGCCTATGAGATCACCGACCAACTCCCCTTCAACGTCAAGAAGTTGAAGGCTCTGCTGCGGGAACGCGAGGTCGGCACGCTCACCGTGAAGAAGCGCGGGTCGGCGGTCGAGCCGGAGGAGCTGCGCAAGAAGGTCAAGCCGCAGGGGCCGAACGCGGCGACCGTGTTCCTCACCCGGGTCGCCGGGGCACCCACGATGCTCGTCGGACGTCCCGCCTAG